Genomic segment of bacterium:
ACGGACCCGATCGCCTACGGGCGCGTCCGCGAGTCGGCGTCCGTCCAGAACGGGCTCGCCGGGCCCGCGCTCGCCGTCGTCGTGGCCGGACTGATGCTGGTGATCCCGAGCGTGATCGTGCCCTACGCGCCGGCCTCGGGTCTCGCGGAGATGCCCTCCGCGTTGATCGATCGTGCCTTTCCGGATGCGCCGTGCAAGGAGATTCCGCCGGACTACGAGTTCCGCGGGAGCATCCGCTACCTCGCCCACCACGACCGGGAGCTCCTCCGATTCGAAGGCGGCCCCCTCAAGGTCTTCCTCGGCGTGGCCAACGAGCCGCTCCGCTCGCACACCGTCCTCAGCCCTCGGCTCGCCTGGCCGCAGTCGGGCTGGGTCCCGATCCAGGACGAGGAGGTCGACCTCGACGAGGACGCTCGGGGCGTGCGGCGGGTCCTGCTCGAGCGGAGCGGTCGCCGCGAGCTCTCCTATTCCTGGTACGTCCGAGCCGGCAGCTTCGCGGGAGAGTGGTTCCGTCAGGCCCTCGCCCTCGATCGATCCCCGCTCGAGCGGGAGGCGCACATGCTCGCGGTCCGGATCACGGTGCCGATTGCGCGGGGCGACACCCGGATCGAGGAGGCGGAGGAGCGGGTTCGGCGCGCCTGGCGCCGACTGGCGCCGCAGCTCGAAGGCTACGCGCCCCTCCGCGTGGGCGATCGAGGGTAATTCCTTTCCCTCGATGGGAAGAATTGTCTCTACTGCGTACTCGTTCGCAAATCGAAGCGCTTTGAAATCAGCCGCTTACGTGTCGACCCGCGCTGGCATGTCGCTTGCTGTGCATAAGGGAGGAGCCTCCCGGGTGGGTGGCTCCCATCGATGGAGAGGTCCAGGAAGTTCATCAAACGAGGTTTGAATCCAGACTCGAGGTCACCCAATCGTCGCCGAATGCTCACTCGGCAGCGTGTATTTCCCTGGGGGAATCGAGTAGGGTTTGGACACAGGGAAGATTCCCCTCAGATGGTGAGAATAATTCCTTGACCTTTCTCGCTCACGATGGCCAAATGGCTTTCACTGGCTCGTACTCTCAAAGGAGAACCCAACCCATGAAGCTCAAGCTCATCATGCTTGCAAGCGTTTTTGCTTTCGGATTCGCGTTCACGGCGAACGCTGGCTCCGTCGTCGACACCGACTCGGACCTCGTTCCGGACGCGTACGACAACTGCACCACGGTCGACAACGGCCCGGGCGAGGCCTCGAACCAGGTCGATTCCGACCAGGACGGCTACGGCAACGCCTGCGACACGGACTACACCGGGGACAACCAGACGACGACGGCCGACTTCGGCGTCTTCTTCCCGGCGTTCACGGGTGCCACCCCGGACCTGCAAACCGATCACAACGGCGACGGTGACACGACGACGGCCGACTTCGGTCCGTTCTTCGCGGACTTCTCGTCCAGCCCGCCGAACCCGCCCGGCCCCTCGGGCCTGGCCTGCGCTGGGACGCCTCCCTGCCTGCCCTGATCGGCTGATCTTCTGGATCGATCGCCCGGGAAGGGTCTCGGGCGGTCGATCCTGATGGAGGGTGCCGTCGTCGACAAAGTGACAATTTCTGCCTCGGAACTTGCCACATTCCCGTCCACGACGTCACTCATGAAACAGAGCCCCAAAACCTCGTCCACGCGGATGCTGAAAGCTCTGGTTCCTATTTTTCAAGGAGAATAATGATGCGGCTGTTTTCTTCCATTCTCGCGGGCCTCGCGACGTTCGCGATCGCGACGACGGCCTCCGCGGGCCTCAACATCGACGTGCAGGCGGACCGTGACCCGTTGGGGCTGCTTCCCGATAGCGGTCAGCTGACGCTCACGATCACGCTCGACGTCGACACCCTCGGCGAAGCGCAGGGTCTCACCCTCCGCGCTGCTGGCCTCGGCAACGGTCTGACCTTCGCCTCCGCCACGCTCGCGAACCAGGGCGTCTTCGGCGCCGCGGCGGGTGGCTCGGCCTTCGGTACCCTCACGGAGATCGCCCCCGGCTTCTTCGCCTACTCGGGCGGGATCGACAGCATCCTCGCGGGCGCGGTCGACAACGGCGACAACGTCGTCCTCTTCGACGGCGTCTCGACGGGAACCACGACCGGTGCCGGTCCGGAGGTCTTCACGCTGACCCTGGACGTCGGTACGACCGGCTCGGGTGTGCTCGAGATCGGTGCGATCGAGTCCTTCGGCGACGCGTTCGTGAGCAACGTCGACGGTACGTCCTTTCCGACGACGACGGTTGCCTACAACATCGTCCCGGAGCCCGGCACGGCGCTCCTGATGGGCCTCGGCCTCGCGGGCCTCGCTGCGGCGGGCCGACGCGAGTAGCGTCCATCGCGACTCCGTCGCGAACAAGGAACTTCGAGCGCGATCGCTGATCGCTCCCGAATCCGACTGAGAGCGCCCTGGATCCTCGAGATCCAGGGCGCTCTTCGTTGTGCGGCGCCGCGCTGGGGCGGGGGCCGCACCGCCTGGTCCGAAGCGCCGCGAGACGAATGGCAGCCTCGAGTCGAGGTGCCTGCCGCGCAATGGATCCGTCGCGCATCGAGGGAGAGCGGCTCGCGGGATGGAGAGGACCCGAACCCGCCCCCGTGAGCGAGTCGCGAGAAGCCGCCGTGGCAGGGAGCCGCTGCGCCCCGCGAGTTCTCTCGATTGGCCCTGCGCGCGCTGCCCCAGGGAGACCGTCGCCGCGACCGAGCCGAGCCAGTCGCCGGGTGTAGGAAGGTCCGATCTGCCCCGCGACCCGCTGCCCCCACCGTCGCGCCCGATCCTTTGGTCCGGACCGCACCGAAGAAGGCGCCCGGCCTACGTGAGCCCCGGCGCCCCACCCGCCCGCCCTCCGAGACCCACTCGGGAACGAGTCTCGAAGCGACCACGAACGGAGAGTCGACTCCAGTCGACAACGGTCCGGAGCGGTTCGCGACGGCCTCGGACTCGGCGGTCGGGTCGCCCGGGAAGCGGGAGACCCCACTCTCGCCGGCGAGCTCGACTCAGCCTGGAGGGCGCTCCCAGGCGCTACCTCGATGGGCCCGCGAGCGCGACTGCACGTCGCGGACCCTTCGTCGGCGTCACGTCACACACGCCCCGCCGCCGCTGGCCGAGGGGAACCGCGAGCGCTCAGGCGTCGCCGCGTGACTTCCGTGCCCTCTGCGATCCGCTTTCGAGCTTCCCTCTGCCCCTCTAGCCCGTGCACGAAAAACGGCCGGGAGCACTAGGCTCCCGGCCGTTGTCGAGCGAACGGTCCCAGCCCTGCGCGCACGCAGGGCCGGTCCTGTCAGGCTTCGATCAGTCGTTTCGCCGGCGGCGAATCCCGACGACCCCCATGACCGATCCGAGCGCCGCCAGGCTGGCCGCGGCCGAGCCGGGTTCGGGCACGGTCACCGAGAGCAGCGTCGTCGGGAAGGTCGTGCCGTTGACGCGGCTCACGAACGCGTCGCCGAAGGACTCCACGGCCCCGATCTCGAGCTCCATGGTGCCCTCCTGCAGGGCGTCGAAGGTAATCGTGAAGACGTCGGGGCCGGCACCGTTGGGCGTACCCGTCGAGACGCCGTCGAAGAGGACGACGTTGGTCCCGTTGTCGACGGCATCCGCGAGGATGCTGTCGATCCCGTCCGAGTAGGCGAAGAAGCCCGGGGCGATCTCCTCGAGGGTGCCGAAGATCGAGCCGCCATCAGCGGCGCCGAAGACGCCAGCATTCGCGAACGTCGCGGAGTCGAACGCGATCACGGTGTCATCGATCTCGGCGACGCGCAGCGTGAGGCCCTGCGCTTCCGGGGCCGGCGTCGTCAACGTGATCTCGATCGTGAAGGGCTGCCCGACCGGGAGCGCGTCGAGATCGCTCGTAGAGCTGGTCTGGATGTTGAGCTGGGCTACGGCCGGGATCGCGAACGCGGCCGTCATCAGCGCAGCGAAGAACGAAGTCGTTAGGCGCATTGTTCCTGTGTTCCTCTCGAACGGTATCAGGCTGCTCGTCGCCGGGCTCGAAACGATTCATCCCGGTTCGAACGAAGGGCAGCCACCGAATAACAGTTGGAAAGTAGATAAGGTGAAGCGAGTCGAAGCCGACTCCCTAGCTGCAGTCGAGCAGCACTCCGTAGTCTTGCGTCGTCACGCGTCCGTCGCCGTTGAGATCGGCCGCCGGGACGTAGCCCGCATCACCCTCGTAGGTGCCGAGCGCATCACGCAGCACGATCACGTCGCTCTCGTCGGTCACTCCGTCGCCGTTGATGTCGGTTACGGGGCAGGCGTCCTGGGCGAACGCAGCGGGCGCCAGAAAGAGCGTGACAGCCGCAACGAAGAAACGCCCCCAGGTCTTTTGCATCGAACTACTCCTCTCATCCTCTCTTGAGCGGGACCGGTCGATCCCAAGCGGCAATGATAGCGACAACGCTCCCCGGCACCATCGAGGCGGTTCGTATCTCGCCTCGATCGCGCGCGTGTTCGCCCGGATCGCCACGAAACCAAGACGCTTCCGCTTTCGTTTCTGACGCCGCGTAGGCATGATGGTCAATGCCTACGTCCTGCCCCCGCTTCCCCCTCCGGCTAGATTCATCCCGGGCAGGAAGCGGCTTTTCGAGGAGAGCATCCCGTGCATCGTCTGGCCTCGGCGCGAACCCTCCGTGCACCGACTCCGATTCGACGGGTGGTCGCCACCCTCGTGATCGCGATCGTCGGCGCGATGACGGGGTTCGCTCGAGCCGATCAGGAGCGCGTCGAGGGCTTCGCTGCGCAGCACGGCGCGCACTCCGATTCGCGCGCCCACGCGCGCTCCTCCGCCTCCAGACCGCACCTGGTCGTCAAGTACCGGGGCGCCGGTCCGCACGCGCTCAACGACTGCGCCGAACGCCTCAGTCGTCGCGGACAGCGGTTCGCCCCCTTCGCCGCCGACGGTGGGGCCGACCTCGACCGCTTCCAGCGGCGCTTCGGGGTCCTGCCCCATCGTGCGCTGTTCCGACGCACGACCGGCGCGGGCTTCGCCGCGGAGTCTCGGGCGTTGCGGCGTCGGTTGCGGCGGGCTCGTGAGAATAGAGGCCAAAACGCTACGAATCGCGCGATGGCCGGGCTCCCGGAGCTCGGACACGTGTATCGGGTCGAAACACCCACAGAAACGGATCCGGAGGAGGTCCTCGACCAGCTGCGCGCACTCCCCCAGGTCGAGTGGGCGCAGCTCGACTACGAGATCCAGCCCGAGCAGCTCGCTCCGTTCTTCGATGATCCCTTCCTGGCGACCGCTGGGAGCTGGGGCCAGCCCTATGCGGACCTGTGGGGACTCGAGCAGATCGGGGCGCCGAGCGTGTGGGCCGACGGGCTGGGCGAAGGCCGGATCGTCGCCGTCGTCGACACGGGAATCGACACGACCCATCCCGACCTCGCCGACAACATCTGGGTCAACCCCGGAGAGGATCTCGATGGAGACGGCGTCGCCGAGCCGAGCGACCGCAACGGCATCGACGACGACGGGAACGGGTTCGTGGACGACCTCGTCGGGTTCGATTTCGGCGATTCGTTCGATGCCAACCAGGACGGTGACTACGACGATCCGGGGGACGTCTCCGATCCGGATCCCTTCGATGAGCGTGGCCACGGGACCCACGTCGCGGGCACGATCGCCGCGGTCGCCGACAACGGGCTGGGGATCGTCGGCGTCGCTCCGGGCGTCCGGGTCATGGCCGTCAAGGGCTTCCCCCGCGAAGGATCCGGCGTCGATTCCGTCTTGTGGCGCGCCGTCCTGTACGCGGCCGAGAACGGCGCTCACGTGATCAACAACAGCTGGTCCTGCGGCGATCCGTGCCCATCGAACCCGCTCGCGACCGACATCCTCGAGCACGTCGAGGCGCTCGGCGCCGTCGTCGTGACCAGCGCGGGCAATGCGTCGTCGGATGTCTCGCTGCGAAGCCCCGAGAACACGGACGCGGTCCTGACCGTCGGCGCCCTCGGCTTCGACGATCGTCTTCCGAGCTTCACGAATCGCGGCTGGGGGATCGATCTCGTCGCGCCCGGTGGAGGCCCCTCGGTCGAGCCGGGGGTTCAGGTCGCGCGCCGCAACATCCTGTCGCTGCTCACGAGCGCGCCGCTCGAGAGCGAAGCCCCCTTCGTCGTCGGAGAGTTCTATCGACGGCTTGCGGGGACGTCGATGTCGGCACCGCACGTCGCTGGCGCGGTCGCTCTCGCGAGTGCGCGCCGGCCGGACCTCGCGCCGGCCGCGCTCCGTGACTGGCTGCGCCTCGGCGTTCGTGATCTCGGCCCCCCGGGCTACGACTGGCTCAACGGCGCCGGCGCGCTGCATCTTCCGACGCTGCTCGAGAGCGCGCCGCCCGAGGTCGACCTCGCGCTCGAGGCGCCGGCTTCCGGGAGCCTCGTCGATCCGGCCGATGGTGCGGTTCGTTTCGAGGTCGTCGCGACGGGTCCGGACGTCGCGGGCCTCGAGCTCTCCATCGCCGAGGGCCTCGTGGGCCGCGAGTTCGTCCCGCTCGAGAGCCTGCCGGGCGTCGAGCGCGTTGCGCCCTCGGTTCGCGGGGCCGCCGAGTTCGCCGCCGACTGGGACGCGCGGTCCGCCGCGTCCGGGCCCCGCACGCTCCGTGTCCGGGTCCTTCTCCGGGACGGGCGAGAGATCCTTCGCTTTCGAGTCTTCGGACTCGATCGTGTCCGGCCGGCTGCGTACACCCGGGGAGACCTCGGCGTCGCGGCGCCCTCGACCGACGGGCGTCGCGTCGCGTGGTTGATGGAGCACCGCGGAGAAGACGAACGATTCGGTGTCTCGGTCGATCGCGTTCGAACGGCCACCGCGAAACGTCCCTTCGCCTCCTCGCGGGCCGAGAACGTCGCGAACGGTCGGCGGGACCGATCCCGATCGGCGCAGGAGGGCCCGGTCACCGCGCCGCCGACGGCCGTCGACGGGCGTCCCATCCACGTCGACATCGACGGCCGAGTGATGGCCTGGCGATCGAGGGAAGAGACCCGGTTCTCGATCGGATGGTGCTTCCTCGAACCCGATGGCCGCTCCTGGAAGGAACGCTCCGTATCCCGTTCGACGACGGACGAATGTGTTCCGCGCGCACTGGACGCGGCCGCTGAGAGTCTCTCGCGACCCTGGGTCGGGCGCGGGTGGATCGTGTGGCAAGAGGGCCTGGGGGCGGGCGGACCGATCGAGGGATGTCGCCCGAACCGCGGGCGGCGAGGGTGTGCTCCGATTCCCCTCGTCGAGTTCGCCGAAGGCGATCCGCTCTGGCGCCTTCAGTCCTTCGACGGGCGGACGTTGCT
This window contains:
- a CDS encoding PEP-CTERM sorting domain-containing protein — translated: MRLFSSILAGLATFAIATTASAGLNIDVQADRDPLGLLPDSGQLTLTITLDVDTLGEAQGLTLRAAGLGNGLTFASATLANQGVFGAAAGGSAFGTLTEIAPGFFAYSGGIDSILAGAVDNGDNVVLFDGVSTGTTTGAGPEVFTLTLDVGTTGSGVLEIGAIESFGDAFVSNVDGTSFPTTTVAYNIVPEPGTALLMGLGLAGLAAAGRRE
- a CDS encoding dockerin type I domain-containing protein → MQKTWGRFFVAAVTLFLAPAAFAQDACPVTDINGDGVTDESDVIVLRDALGTYEGDAGYVPAADLNGDGRVTTQDYGVLLDCS
- a CDS encoding S8 family serine peptidase, whose protein sequence is MVATLVIAIVGAMTGFARADQERVEGFAAQHGAHSDSRAHARSSASRPHLVVKYRGAGPHALNDCAERLSRRGQRFAPFAADGGADLDRFQRRFGVLPHRALFRRTTGAGFAAESRALRRRLRRARENRGQNATNRAMAGLPELGHVYRVETPTETDPEEVLDQLRALPQVEWAQLDYEIQPEQLAPFFDDPFLATAGSWGQPYADLWGLEQIGAPSVWADGLGEGRIVAVVDTGIDTTHPDLADNIWVNPGEDLDGDGVAEPSDRNGIDDDGNGFVDDLVGFDFGDSFDANQDGDYDDPGDVSDPDPFDERGHGTHVAGTIAAVADNGLGIVGVAPGVRVMAVKGFPREGSGVDSVLWRAVLYAAENGAHVINNSWSCGDPCPSNPLATDILEHVEALGAVVVTSAGNASSDVSLRSPENTDAVLTVGALGFDDRLPSFTNRGWGIDLVAPGGGPSVEPGVQVARRNILSLLTSAPLESEAPFVVGEFYRRLAGTSMSAPHVAGAVALASARRPDLAPAALRDWLRLGVRDLGPPGYDWLNGAGALHLPTLLESAPPEVDLALEAPASGSLVDPADGAVRFEVVATGPDVAGLELSIAEGLVGREFVPLESLPGVERVAPSVRGAAEFAADWDARSAASGPRTLRVRVLLRDGREILRFRVFGLDRVRPAAYTRGDLGVAAPSTDGRRVAWLMEHRGEDERFGVSVDRVRTATAKRPFASSRAENVANGRRDRSRSAQEGPVTAPPTAVDGRPIHVDIDGRVMAWRSREETRFSIGWCFLEPDGRSWKERSVSRSTTDECVPRALDAAAESLSRPWVGRGWIVWQEGLGAGGPIEGCRPNRGRRGCAPIPLVEFAEGDPLWRLQSFDGRTLLLEGSGVLARCRLSRDGRPCTPEPISLGPGRVDPDGPIHSGDLVVFGVADIELRPPDGCVFGDLLPECRPALQVVTRLHACELEESEDDSGPRCDARAISSSLRVDQLTGPQVSGRRVVWSIGSAIEAPSITFCEFDSRTGSCPLQRVTGTLASQAQPDVAGRTLVWRGAREAGESIWSLSLPDLSVPTRPVPVRGRVFVVPLYARAGDAGDLSYEVSVSGADPSPGLVSKMEILDFGRPGGRIWLVGHASGSDSGRERVEVVARDRWGLESRGAIDLEIRPWNLAEKDSSDSP